From the Caballeronia sp. NK8 genome, one window contains:
- a CDS encoding type II toxin-antitoxin system RelE/ParE family toxin, producing the protein MKTVFLDPVREDLQDFRRYVINKFGGTAWAATRNRIADTIAEIEAAPRNGVTPPELADFRMSGYYEVPSGTIRIIYKIEGDTIYVHLVVDARSDLEDILARRLFRM; encoded by the coding sequence GTGAAGACCGTCTTTCTCGATCCGGTGCGCGAGGATTTGCAGGATTTCCGGCGCTACGTCATCAACAAGTTCGGCGGCACCGCGTGGGCCGCGACGCGCAACAGGATCGCGGACACCATCGCCGAAATCGAAGCCGCGCCGCGCAACGGCGTGACGCCGCCCGAACTCGCCGACTTCCGCATGTCGGGCTATTACGAAGTCCCGAGCGGCACGATCCGCATCATCTACAAGATCGAGGGCGACACGATCTACGTGCATCTGGTCGTCGATGCGCGCTCTGACCTCGAAGACATCCTCGCGCGTCGCTTATTCCGAATGTAG
- a CDS encoding AmpG family muropeptide MFS transporter, with protein sequence MPDTPHEAPALTAHEDHPGWRAFLNKRILICVFLGFTSGLPLFTLYSLLQAWLTTAHINVKEIGLFALIGLPYTWKFVWSPLMDRYIPRFPGWTPGRRRGWMFLTQVLVMVAIGSFGFFSPERNLWAVAAVAALVAFFSASQDIVIDAYRRELLADTEQGLGNAVHVNAYKVAGLVPGSLSLILATFLPWKTVFLITAAFMLPGLIMTLVVKEPAIHGAPPKSLREAIVEPFHEFITRDGWRAALLVLSFIFLYKLGDTMATALATKFFIDVGFSLAQIGVIAKAVAFWASIAGGLLGGIALVKIGIARGLWIFGILQIVATVGFAWLAKIGPSPLALGVLYGFETFATGLTLATFTAYIASTTDPRYTATQFALFTSLAAVPRTFAAAGSGYIVNETGWFSYFLICVALSIPGMLLLPKIAPWRTQR encoded by the coding sequence ATGCCTGATACGCCACACGAGGCGCCAGCTTTAACTGCTCACGAAGATCATCCCGGATGGCGCGCGTTTCTCAACAAGCGCATCCTCATTTGCGTCTTTCTCGGCTTCACGTCCGGATTGCCGCTCTTCACGCTGTACAGCCTGCTGCAGGCGTGGCTCACGACCGCGCACATCAACGTGAAGGAAATCGGCCTGTTCGCGCTGATCGGACTTCCCTATACGTGGAAGTTCGTCTGGTCGCCGCTGATGGACCGCTACATTCCGCGCTTTCCGGGCTGGACTCCCGGCCGACGGCGCGGCTGGATGTTCCTCACGCAAGTGCTCGTGATGGTGGCGATCGGCTCGTTCGGGTTCTTCTCGCCGGAGCGGAATCTGTGGGCCGTCGCGGCGGTGGCCGCGCTCGTCGCGTTCTTCAGCGCGAGTCAGGATATCGTCATCGATGCCTATCGCCGCGAACTGCTCGCCGATACCGAACAGGGGCTCGGCAACGCGGTGCACGTCAATGCGTACAAGGTCGCGGGTCTCGTGCCCGGTTCGCTGTCGCTGATTCTCGCGACCTTCCTGCCGTGGAAGACCGTGTTTCTGATTACCGCCGCATTCATGCTGCCGGGTCTCATCATGACGCTCGTCGTCAAGGAGCCGGCGATTCACGGCGCGCCGCCGAAAAGTCTGCGCGAGGCGATCGTCGAGCCGTTTCATGAATTCATCACGCGCGATGGCTGGCGCGCGGCGCTGCTCGTGCTCAGTTTCATCTTCCTGTACAAGCTCGGCGACACGATGGCGACCGCGCTCGCGACGAAGTTCTTCATCGACGTCGGCTTCTCGCTTGCGCAGATCGGCGTGATCGCGAAGGCGGTCGCGTTCTGGGCGAGCATCGCGGGCGGTTTGCTCGGCGGCATCGCGCTGGTGAAGATCGGCATCGCGCGCGGACTGTGGATCTTCGGCATTCTGCAGATCGTCGCGACGGTGGGCTTCGCGTGGCTGGCGAAGATCGGACCGTCGCCGTTGGCGCTCGGCGTGCTGTACGGCTTCGAAACCTTCGCGACGGGCCTCACGCTCGCCACCTTCACCGCGTATATCGCGAGCACGACGGACCCGCGCTACACCGCGACGCAATTCGCGCTCTTCACGAGCCTCGCGGCGGTGCCGCGCACGTTCGCCGCGGCGGGCAGCGGTTACATCGTGAATGAAACGGGATGGTTTTCGTACTTCCTGATCTGCGTCGCGCTGTCCATTCCGGGCATGTTACTGTTGCCGAAAATCGCGCCCTGGAGAACTCAACGATGA
- the argB gene encoding acetylglutamate kinase, which produces MSELPDLTQIAPTLKAEILAEALPYIRQYHGKTVVIKYGGNAMTEERLKQGFARDVILLKLVGINPVIVHGGGPQIDQALKKIGKQGTFIQGMRVTDEETMEVVEWVLGGEVQQDIVTLINHFGGQAVGLTGKDGGLIHARKLLMPDRDNPGQFIDIGQVGEVDAINPAVVKALQDDAFIPVISPIGFGEDGLSYNINADLVAGKLAVVLNAEKLVMMTNIPGVMDKEGNLLTDLSAREIDALFADGTISGGMLPKISSALDAAKSGVRSVHIIDGRIEHSVLLEILTEQPFGTMIRSH; this is translated from the coding sequence ATGTCCGAGCTACCCGACCTCACGCAAATCGCGCCGACCCTGAAGGCTGAAATCCTGGCCGAGGCGCTGCCCTATATCCGTCAGTATCACGGCAAGACGGTCGTGATCAAATACGGCGGCAACGCCATGACCGAAGAGCGCCTGAAGCAGGGCTTCGCGCGCGACGTCATTTTGCTGAAGCTCGTCGGCATCAATCCGGTGATCGTGCACGGCGGCGGCCCGCAGATCGATCAGGCGCTCAAGAAGATCGGCAAGCAGGGCACCTTCATTCAGGGCATGCGCGTCACCGACGAAGAAACCATGGAAGTCGTCGAATGGGTGCTCGGCGGCGAGGTGCAGCAGGACATCGTCACGCTGATCAATCATTTCGGCGGTCAGGCGGTCGGTCTGACGGGCAAGGACGGCGGCCTCATCCACGCGCGCAAGCTGCTGATGCCGGATCGCGATAATCCGGGCCAGTTCATCGACATCGGCCAGGTTGGCGAAGTCGATGCGATCAACCCGGCGGTGGTGAAGGCGCTGCAGGACGACGCGTTCATTCCGGTCATTTCGCCGATCGGCTTCGGTGAAGACGGCCTTTCGTACAACATCAACGCTGACCTCGTCGCGGGCAAACTCGCCGTCGTGCTGAACGCGGAGAAGCTCGTCATGATGACGAACATCCCCGGCGTGATGGACAAGGAAGGCAATCTGCTGACCGACCTTTCCGCACGCGAGATCGACGCCCTCTTCGCCGATGGCACCATTTCCGGCGGCATGCTGCCGAAGATCTCCTCCGCGCTCGATGCCGCAAAGAGCGGCGTGCGCTCGGTGCACATCATCGACGGCCGCATCGAACACTCAGTGCTGCTCGAAATTCTGACCGAGCAGCCGTTCGGCACGATGATCCGCTCGCATTGA
- a CDS encoding ATP-binding protein — protein MHRITNTGRVNLGHLFWLRSLAIIGQLTTIAVVQIFFGAKLPLPAMLLVIALEMIFNGLTWLRVARARPETNLELFGQMWVDLGALSALLFLSGGATNPFVTLYLPSLAIAAAVLPWTMMTCLALFAVACYALLSYNYVPLNIENPANLFDYFRTGLWVNFMVSVGLIGWFVARMSRALRVRDAALADAQQRHLRDERAVALGVQAATVAHEMGTPLSTIAMLSEELRDSAAHDKNLAPYAADFELLEQQMALCTSALARLRSRATGPSSRQALDEWLPSFIEQWRLRHPQVKFAQIDRTPANASIDDAVAVGQILTILLDNAARASSESVTLQASAETIDQLDYVRFDVCDRGPGIPPALRATLGAGPVDSTQGGHGVGLYLAFAAAARLAGSIELIDGKPRGTCAVLRLPNRGAVTAPAHTARTERSGAA, from the coding sequence ATGCATCGCATAACCAATACCGGACGGGTCAATCTCGGTCATCTCTTCTGGCTTCGCTCGCTTGCGATCATCGGCCAGCTGACGACCATCGCTGTCGTGCAGATCTTCTTCGGCGCGAAGCTCCCGCTGCCCGCGATGCTGCTCGTCATCGCGCTGGAGATGATCTTCAACGGCCTCACGTGGCTGCGCGTCGCGCGGGCGCGGCCGGAGACCAATCTCGAACTGTTCGGCCAGATGTGGGTCGACCTCGGCGCGCTCTCGGCGCTGCTGTTCCTCTCCGGCGGCGCGACCAATCCGTTCGTCACGCTCTATCTGCCGTCGCTCGCGATCGCCGCCGCCGTGCTGCCGTGGACGATGATGACCTGCCTCGCGCTCTTCGCCGTCGCCTGTTACGCGCTGCTCAGCTACAACTACGTGCCGCTCAATATCGAGAATCCGGCCAATCTCTTCGATTATTTCCGCACCGGCCTGTGGGTCAACTTCATGGTGAGCGTCGGGCTGATCGGCTGGTTCGTCGCGCGCATGTCGCGGGCGCTGCGGGTGCGCGACGCCGCGCTCGCCGATGCCCAGCAACGCCATCTGCGCGATGAGCGCGCGGTCGCGCTCGGCGTGCAGGCAGCGACCGTCGCGCACGAAATGGGCACGCCGCTTTCGACCATCGCGATGCTGTCCGAGGAATTGCGCGACTCCGCCGCTCACGACAAAAACCTCGCGCCCTACGCGGCCGATTTCGAACTGCTCGAACAGCAGATGGCGCTCTGCACCTCCGCGCTCGCACGCCTGCGCAGCCGCGCGACGGGTCCGTCGAGCCGTCAGGCGCTCGACGAATGGCTGCCGAGTTTCATCGAGCAATGGCGTCTGCGGCATCCGCAGGTGAAATTCGCGCAGATCGACCGGACGCCCGCGAACGCGTCGATCGACGATGCGGTGGCCGTCGGCCAGATCCTGACCATCCTGCTCGACAACGCCGCGCGCGCGAGCAGCGAATCGGTGACGCTGCAGGCGTCGGCCGAAACCATCGATCAACTGGATTACGTGCGCTTCGACGTGTGTGATCGCGGCCCGGGCATTCCGCCCGCGCTGCGCGCCACGCTCGGCGCGGGGCCGGTCGACAGCACGCAGGGCGGCCACGGCGTCGGGCTTTATCTGGCGTTCGCGGCGGCGGCGCGGCTCGCAGGCTCGATCGAACTGATCGACGGCAAGCCGCGCGGCACCTGCGCGGTATTGCGCCTGCCGAATCGCGGCGCGGTCACGGCGCCGGCGCACACGGCAAGAACTGAACGAAGCGGCGCGGCCTGA
- a CDS encoding homoserine O-acetyltransferase, with translation MESIGIVTPQTLRFTEPLAMQNGSMLGDYELVVETYGELNAARSNAVLVCHALNASHHVAGVHADNPKDVGWWDNMVGPGKPLDTNRFFVIGVNNLGSCFGSTGPMSIDGATGKPYGASFPVVTVEDWVNAQARLADRFGIERFAAVMGGSLGGMQALAWSMMYPERLAHCIVVASTPKLSAQNIAFNETARSAILSDPDFHGGDYYAHGVKPRRGLRVARMIGHITYLSDDDMAVKFGRALRRAEGALDAYNFNFDVEFEVESYLRYQADKFAEYFDANTYLLITRALDYFDPAKAFDGDLTKALANTQAKYLITSFATDWRFAPARSREIVKALLDNKRTVSYAEIDAPHGHDAFLLDDARYHNLMRAYYERIATEIGA, from the coding sequence ATGGAATCGATCGGCATCGTCACTCCCCAAACACTGCGCTTCACCGAGCCGCTCGCCATGCAGAACGGCTCGATGCTCGGCGACTACGAACTCGTCGTCGAAACCTATGGCGAGCTCAACGCCGCGCGCTCGAACGCCGTGCTCGTGTGTCACGCGCTGAACGCGTCACATCACGTCGCGGGTGTTCATGCTGATAACCCGAAGGACGTCGGCTGGTGGGACAACATGGTCGGGCCGGGCAAGCCGCTCGACACCAACCGCTTCTTCGTGATCGGCGTGAACAATCTCGGCTCGTGCTTCGGCTCGACCGGGCCGATGAGCATCGACGGCGCCACGGGCAAGCCGTACGGCGCGAGCTTTCCGGTCGTCACGGTCGAGGACTGGGTGAACGCGCAGGCGCGTCTCGCGGACCGCTTCGGCATCGAGCGCTTCGCGGCCGTGATGGGCGGCAGTCTCGGCGGCATGCAGGCGCTCGCGTGGAGCATGATGTATCCGGAGCGGCTCGCGCATTGCATCGTGGTGGCGTCGACGCCGAAGCTCTCCGCGCAGAACATCGCGTTCAACGAAACGGCGCGCTCGGCGATTCTCTCCGATCCCGATTTTCACGGCGGCGATTACTACGCGCACGGCGTGAAGCCGCGTCGCGGCTTGCGGGTCGCGCGCATGATCGGCCACATCACGTATCTGTCGGATGACGACATGGCCGTGAAATTCGGCCGCGCGCTGCGCCGTGCCGAAGGCGCGCTCGACGCGTACAACTTCAACTTCGATGTCGAATTCGAAGTGGAGTCGTATCTGCGCTACCAAGCCGACAAGTTCGCCGAATACTTCGATGCGAACACGTACCTGCTCATCACGCGCGCGCTCGATTATTTCGATCCCGCGAAAGCCTTCGACGGCGATCTCACGAAAGCGCTCGCCAACACGCAGGCGAAATATCTCATCACGAGCTTCGCGACCGACTGGCGTTTTGCGCCCGCGCGTTCGCGCGAAATCGTCAAGGCGCTGCTCGACAACAAGCGCACGGTGAGCTACGCGGAAATCGACGCGCCGCACGGCCACGACGCCTTCCTGCTCGACGACGCGCGCTATCACAATCTCATGCGCGCCTATTACGAACGCATTGCCACGGAGATCGGCGCATGA
- a CDS encoding cysteine-rich CWC family protein — MMNDFPETNEREAPGSLICARCGTPFRCGARAGDPTCWCATLPALPAERLRPGVSCLCPACLAAEIERAEHAK; from the coding sequence ATGATGAACGACTTCCCCGAAACGAACGAGCGTGAAGCGCCGGGCTCGCTGATCTGCGCGCGCTGCGGCACGCCGTTTCGCTGCGGCGCGCGAGCGGGCGATCCCACCTGCTGGTGCGCGACGCTGCCCGCACTGCCGGCCGAGCGCTTGCGGCCCGGCGTGAGCTGTCTGTGCCCGGCGTGTCTCGCGGCCGAAATCGAGCGCGCCGAGCACGCGAAATAG
- a CDS encoding response regulator transcription factor → MSDTNFLIIDDDEVFAGILARGLTRRGFTPHQAHDADEALKLANQHKFGQITVDLHLGNDSGLRLVAPLRDLQPDARILVLTGYASIATAVQAVKDGADNYLAKPANVETILSALHEQASEQTAEEAIENPTLLSVARLEWEHIQRALAENNGNISATARALNMHRRTLQRKLAKKPVRQ, encoded by the coding sequence ATGAGCGATACCAACTTTCTGATCATCGACGACGACGAAGTGTTCGCCGGCATTCTTGCTCGCGGCCTGACGCGGCGCGGCTTCACCCCGCATCAGGCGCACGACGCCGACGAAGCGCTGAAGCTCGCGAACCAGCACAAGTTCGGCCAGATCACAGTCGATCTTCACCTGGGCAACGATTCCGGCCTGCGGCTCGTCGCACCGCTGCGCGACCTTCAGCCCGATGCGCGCATTCTCGTTCTGACCGGCTACGCGAGCATCGCGACAGCGGTGCAAGCGGTGAAGGACGGCGCGGACAACTATCTGGCGAAGCCGGCGAACGTCGAGACGATTCTCTCCGCGCTGCACGAGCAGGCGAGCGAGCAGACCGCCGAGGAAGCGATCGAGAACCCGACGCTGCTCTCGGTTGCGCGGCTCGAATGGGAGCATATCCAGCGCGCGCTCGCCGAGAACAACGGCAATATTTCGGCGACGGCGCGCGCGCTCAACATGCATCGGCGCACGCTGCAGCGCAAGCTGGCGAAAAAGCCGGTTCGGCAGTAA
- a CDS encoding pyrimidine 5'-nucleotidase: protein MTAHRPSRRRRVKARGPVWLFDLDNTLHHASHAIFPAINRGMTQYIMDRLNVDVDEANRLRVGYTVRYGATLLGLVRHHGIDPADFLREVHTFPDLPSMLRAERGLTRILRALPGRKIVLTNAPTLYARTVLAELGIAKLFERVIAIEDMREGSHWRAKPDAPMLRRTMRRAHVRLEDAILVEDTRGHLKSYRRLGIRTVWIVGHLPVAKTSGGGLSVRLPGVGRPHYVDRTVRSLRALTSSHGRRLHSE, encoded by the coding sequence ATGACCGCGCATCGCCCGTCCCGCCGCCGCCGCGTCAAGGCGCGCGGCCCCGTCTGGCTCTTCGATCTCGACAACACGCTGCATCACGCGTCACACGCGATTTTTCCGGCGATCAATCGCGGGATGACGCAATACATCATGGATCGCCTGAATGTCGATGTCGACGAGGCGAACCGGCTGCGCGTCGGCTATACGGTGCGCTACGGCGCGACGCTGCTCGGACTCGTCAGGCATCACGGCATCGATCCGGCGGACTTCCTGCGCGAGGTTCACACCTTTCCCGATCTGCCGTCGATGCTGCGCGCCGAGCGCGGCCTCACGCGGATCCTGCGCGCGCTGCCCGGCCGCAAGATCGTGCTCACCAATGCGCCGACGCTCTACGCGCGCACCGTGCTCGCGGAACTCGGCATCGCGAAGCTGTTCGAGCGCGTGATCGCCATCGAGGACATGCGCGAGGGCAGCCACTGGCGCGCCAAGCCCGATGCGCCGATGCTGCGCCGTACGATGCGCCGCGCGCATGTGCGTCTCGAGGACGCGATTCTCGTCGAGGACACGCGCGGGCATCTGAAGAGCTATCGGCGGCTGGGGATTCGCACGGTGTGGATCGTGGGGCATCTGCCGGTCGCGAAAACGTCGGGCGGCGGCTTGTCGGTGCGTCTGCCGGGCGTGGGCCGGCCGCATTACGTCGATCGCACCGTGCGCTCGCTGCGCGCGCTGACGTCATCGCATGGGCGGCGCCTACATTCGGAATAA
- the metW gene encoding methionine biosynthesis protein MetW — translation MNQHTLDSLALRSDFRAIARWVEPRSTVLDLGCGDGSLLSLLGEELEVKGYGIEINDAGVLACAQKGVNVIQQNLEDGLRLFEDDSFDFAILSQTLQTIHQTAAILRETVRVGRQCIVSFPNFGYWQHRLSVIQGRMPVSKSLPYQWHNTPNVRVLTIKDFEALAPEVGIEILDRVALHDGQTVRWGANWRGSLAVYRVKRR, via the coding sequence ATGAACCAGCACACACTCGATTCGCTCGCGCTACGCTCGGACTTTCGCGCGATCGCCCGCTGGGTCGAACCGCGCTCGACCGTGCTCGATCTCGGCTGCGGCGACGGCTCGCTGCTGTCGCTGCTCGGGGAAGAGCTCGAAGTGAAGGGCTACGGCATCGAGATCAACGATGCCGGCGTGCTCGCGTGCGCGCAAAAAGGCGTGAACGTGATCCAGCAGAATCTCGAAGACGGTTTGCGTCTCTTCGAAGACGACAGTTTCGATTTCGCGATCCTCTCGCAGACGCTGCAGACGATTCATCAAACCGCCGCGATCCTGCGCGAAACGGTGCGCGTCGGGCGTCAGTGCATCGTGTCGTTTCCGAATTTCGGCTACTGGCAGCATCGGCTTTCGGTGATTCAGGGGCGCATGCCGGTGTCGAAGTCGCTGCCGTATCAGTGGCACAACACGCCGAACGTGCGCGTACTCACGATCAAGGATTTCGAGGCGCTCGCGCCGGAAGTCGGCATCGAGATTCTGGACCGCGTCGCGCTGCACGACGGGCAGACGGTCCGTTGGGGCGCGAACTGGCGTGGTAGTCTTGCGGTCTATCGCGTGAAGCGCCGGTAA
- a CDS encoding solute carrier family 23 protein, whose translation MSDSYFPRWPVQADAEAGRVVAPDERLPWPQMIAMGIQHVVAMFGSTVLAPLLMGFDPNLCIFMSGIGTLLFFVLVGGRVPSYLGSSFAFIGLVIAVTGYGGHGPNLNIGVALGGIIACGVAYAIIGVIVAAVGTKWIETLMPPVVTGAIVCVIGLNLAPIAVKGVMGSSFESWMALVTVLCVGGVAVFARGMAQRLLILIGLAIAYLIYAVLTNGMGMGKPVDFAIVANAAWFGMPHFTAPVFQAQAMTLIAPVAIILVAENLGHIKAVGAMTGRSLDKYIGRAFIGDGLATIASGFAGGTGVTTYAENIGVMAVTKIYSTLVFVVAALFAIVLGFSPKFGALIQTIPGPVLGGVSIVVFGLIAVTGARIWVVNKVDFSDNRNLIVAAVTLVLGTGDFTLKLGGFALGGIGTATFGAIIFYALLRRRGSDVV comes from the coding sequence ATGTCCGATTCCTATTTCCCGCGCTGGCCGGTCCAGGCGGATGCCGAAGCGGGGCGCGTCGTCGCCCCCGACGAGCGTCTGCCCTGGCCGCAGATGATCGCGATGGGCATTCAGCACGTCGTCGCGATGTTCGGCTCGACCGTGCTCGCCCCGCTCCTGATGGGCTTCGATCCCAATCTGTGCATTTTCATGTCGGGCATCGGCACGCTGCTGTTCTTCGTGCTGGTCGGCGGGCGCGTGCCGAGCTATCTCGGTTCGAGCTTTGCGTTCATCGGTCTCGTGATCGCGGTGACGGGCTACGGCGGACACGGTCCGAACTTGAACATCGGCGTCGCGCTCGGCGGGATCATCGCGTGCGGCGTGGCTTACGCGATCATCGGCGTGATCGTCGCGGCAGTCGGCACGAAGTGGATCGAAACGCTGATGCCGCCGGTCGTGACGGGCGCGATCGTCTGCGTGATCGGGCTGAATCTCGCGCCGATCGCCGTGAAGGGCGTGATGGGCAGCAGCTTCGAATCGTGGATGGCGCTCGTCACCGTGCTGTGCGTGGGCGGCGTCGCGGTGTTCGCGCGCGGCATGGCGCAGCGGCTGCTGATTCTGATCGGCCTCGCGATCGCGTACCTCATCTACGCCGTGCTGACCAACGGCATGGGCATGGGCAAGCCGGTGGACTTTGCGATCGTCGCGAACGCCGCGTGGTTCGGCATGCCGCATTTCACCGCGCCCGTGTTCCAGGCGCAGGCGATGACGCTGATCGCGCCGGTCGCGATCATTCTCGTCGCGGAGAATCTCGGGCACATCAAGGCCGTCGGCGCGATGACGGGCAGGAGTCTCGACAAGTACATCGGCCGCGCGTTCATCGGCGATGGGCTGGCGACGATCGCGTCGGGCTTCGCGGGCGGCACGGGCGTGACGACGTATGCCGAGAACATCGGCGTGATGGCCGTCACCAAGATCTATTCGACGCTCGTGTTCGTGGTCGCGGCGCTGTTCGCGATCGTGCTCGGGTTCTCGCCGAAGTTCGGCGCGCTGATCCAGACCATTCCTGGGCCGGTGCTGGGCGGCGTGTCGATCGTCGTGTTCGGCCTGATCGCGGTGACGGGCGCGCGGATCTGGGTCGTCAACAAGGTGGATTTTTCGGACAACCGCAATCTGATCGTCGCGGCGGTGACGCTCGTGCTCGGTACCGGGGATTTCACGCTGAAGCTCGGCGGCTTCGCGCTCGGCGGCATCGGGACGGCGACCTTCGGCGCGATCATTTTTTATGCGTTGCTGCGGCGGCGTGGGTCGGACGTGGTCTGA
- a CDS encoding type II toxin-antitoxin system Phd/YefM family antitoxin → MKPSRVRPLSHLKSRAAEMIRNVVESREPMLITQNGEGRVVVQDVQSYEDVHQTLALLKILAMGQKTIEAGQCTSAADVFAEIERMDRAEGIK, encoded by the coding sequence ATGAAACCGAGCCGGGTCAGACCGCTGAGTCACCTGAAGAGCCGCGCGGCCGAGATGATCCGCAACGTGGTCGAAAGCCGCGAGCCGATGCTCATCACGCAGAACGGAGAAGGCAGGGTGGTCGTGCAGGACGTGCAGTCATACGAGGACGTGCATCAGACCCTCGCGTTACTGAAGATTCTGGCGATGGGACAGAAGACCATCGAAGCCGGCCAGTGCACGAGCGCAGCCGATGTATTCGCCGAAATCGAGCGTATGGACCGCGCGGAAGGCATCAAGTGA
- a CDS encoding methyl-accepting chemotaxis protein — protein sequence MKWFDRLSVLSKLLLSFAVVILFTACVGVTGVVSLAKMNGLIEEIGDRHMDGLYWVEEANKHKLNTDLAAANLTFADDSGKDKLKEGMSASLDSMHRAFEHLRPTMRSAEGIALYDTASKSVAAWEDIVLMQMGKKPMPIDVDQMGLIARAIAASEKARDSLERLADFKRKRATDARHDAASEYETMRVVMLALVFGAMVAGALLAALIGRRLAAQLGGEPAYAADIADRIARGDLTTRVATRPGDDTSMLASLGNMSTKLADIVGGIRHSSESILFASREIAQGNTDLSQRTEEQAASLEETASSMEQLTQTVRQNASNADEASGLARGASDVSARGSELVGEVVDNMRELASGSKRMTDIIAVIEGIAFQTNILALNAAVEAARAGEEGRGFAVVAGEVRSLAQRSAMSAKEIKELIEASTARVDSGAALAERAGATMAEVTHAVQRVTDIMAQISSASHEQSTGIEQVNRAVAQMDQVTQQNAALVEQAAAAAGAMADQAEQLKGAVAVFELDRGA from the coding sequence ATGAAATGGTTTGACCGCCTGTCCGTGCTCAGCAAGCTGTTGCTGTCTTTCGCGGTCGTGATTCTGTTCACCGCGTGCGTGGGCGTCACCGGCGTGGTATCGCTCGCGAAAATGAACGGACTGATCGAGGAAATCGGCGATCGTCACATGGACGGCCTGTACTGGGTCGAGGAAGCCAACAAGCACAAGCTCAACACGGATCTCGCCGCCGCCAACCTGACTTTCGCCGACGATTCCGGCAAGGACAAGCTGAAGGAAGGCATGTCGGCTTCGCTCGACAGCATGCACCGCGCGTTCGAGCATTTGCGCCCGACGATGCGCTCCGCCGAGGGCATCGCGCTCTACGACACGGCGAGCAAGTCCGTCGCCGCATGGGAAGACATCGTGCTGATGCAGATGGGCAAAAAGCCGATGCCGATCGACGTCGACCAGATGGGACTCATCGCGCGCGCGATCGCCGCGAGCGAGAAGGCGCGCGATTCGCTCGAGCGTCTCGCCGACTTCAAGAGGAAACGCGCGACCGACGCGCGCCACGACGCGGCATCGGAATATGAAACGATGCGCGTCGTCATGCTCGCGCTCGTGTTCGGCGCGATGGTCGCGGGCGCGCTGCTCGCGGCGCTGATCGGACGGCGTCTCGCCGCGCAACTGGGCGGCGAGCCGGCCTATGCCGCCGATATCGCCGACCGCATCGCGCGCGGCGACCTGACGACGCGCGTCGCCACGCGCCCCGGCGACGACACCAGCATGCTCGCGAGCCTCGGCAACATGAGCACGAAGCTGGCGGATATCGTCGGCGGGATTCGCCATTCCAGCGAATCGATTCTGTTCGCGTCGCGGGAAATCGCGCAGGGCAACACCGATCTGTCCCAGCGCACCGAAGAGCAGGCCGCGTCGCTGGAGGAAACCGCGTCGAGCATGGAGCAGCTCACGCAGACCGTGCGCCAGAACGCGAGCAACGCGGACGAAGCAAGCGGCCTCGCGCGCGGTGCGTCGGATGTGTCGGCGCGTGGCAGCGAGCTCGTCGGCGAGGTGGTCGACAACATGCGCGAACTGGCGTCGGGCTCCAAGCGCATGACGGACATCATCGCCGTGATCGAGGGCATCGCGTTCCAGACCAATATCCTCGCGCTGAACGCCGCCGTGGAAGCGGCGCGCGCGGGCGAGGAAGGCCGCGGCTTCGCGGTGGTCGCAGGCGAAGTGCGCTCGCTCGCGCAGCGCAGCGCGATGTCGGCGAAGGAGATCAAGGAGCTGATCGAGGCATCGACGGCGCGCGTCGACAGCGGCGCGGCGCTCGCCGAACGCGCCGGCGCGACGATGGCCGAAGTCACGCACGCCGTGCAGCGCGTGACGGACATCATGGCGCAGATCTCGTCGGCGTCGCACGAGCAGAGCACGGGCATCGAGCAGGTGAATCGCGCCGTCGCGCAGATGGATCAGGTCACGCAGCAGAACGCGGCGCTGGTCGAACAGGCGGCGGCCGCGGCGGGTGCGATGGCCGATCAGGCCGAGCAGTTGAAGGGCGCCGTTGCGGTCTTCGAACTGGATCGTGGCGCCTGA